The Comamonas sp. GB3 AK4-5 genome includes a region encoding these proteins:
- a CDS encoding aspartate aminotransferase family protein, which produces MSIDTTRLLADEAKYCSFGDTVHYVNPPKIFSGCEGSYMYDDAGTAYLDLQMWYSAVNFGYKNKRLEAKMIEQLQTLPQVASQYLHPTKIELAKFIAEDAKQKWGNDGRVHFNVGGAQAIEDSLKVVRNATGGKSLMFAFEGGYHGRTLGASSITSSYRYRRRYGHFGDRAQFIPFPYPFRRPKGMTSEEYADSIVREFARKFENEYHAVWDPKTNQCEYAAFYIEPIQGTGGYVVPPPNFFKGLKKVLDDHGVLLVVDEIQMGFWRTGTLWSVENFGIKPDVLVFAKALTNGLNALSGLWAREELINPTVFPPGSTHSTFASNPLGTALGLEVMKMTHEMDFGRQVRESGAYFLEGLKELQKRHKEIGDVDGLGLALRAEICTEDGFTPNKALLDKMVDIGLEGGLEYQGQKRGLVLDVGGYYKNVITFAPSLMITRPEIDEAMVLLDQLLTKAKK; this is translated from the coding sequence ATGTCCATCGACACCACCCGTCTGTTAGCTGACGAAGCCAAGTACTGCTCTTTCGGGGACACCGTCCACTACGTCAATCCCCCGAAGATCTTCTCGGGCTGCGAAGGCAGCTATATGTACGACGATGCAGGCACGGCCTACCTTGATCTGCAGATGTGGTATTCGGCCGTGAACTTCGGCTACAAGAACAAGCGCCTTGAGGCCAAGATGATCGAGCAGCTGCAGACGCTGCCCCAGGTCGCCAGCCAGTACCTGCATCCCACCAAGATCGAGCTGGCCAAGTTCATCGCTGAAGATGCCAAGCAAAAATGGGGCAATGACGGCCGCGTGCACTTCAACGTGGGCGGCGCCCAGGCCATCGAGGATTCGCTCAAGGTCGTGCGCAATGCCACCGGTGGCAAAAGCCTGATGTTTGCCTTTGAAGGTGGCTACCACGGCCGCACACTGGGCGCCTCCAGCATCACCTCCAGCTACCGCTATCGCCGCCGCTACGGCCACTTTGGCGACCGCGCACAGTTCATCCCCTTCCCCTACCCCTTCCGCCGCCCCAAGGGCATGACCTCGGAAGAGTATGCGGACTCCATCGTGCGCGAATTTGCACGCAAGTTCGAAAACGAATACCACGCGGTCTGGGACCCCAAGACCAACCAGTGCGAGTACGCGGCCTTCTACATCGAGCCCATCCAGGGCACGGGTGGCTACGTTGTACCGCCTCCCAATTTCTTCAAGGGCCTGAAGAAGGTGCTGGACGACCACGGCGTGCTGCTGGTGGTCGACGAAATCCAGATGGGCTTCTGGCGCACGGGCACGCTGTGGTCGGTGGAGAACTTCGGCATCAAGCCTGACGTGCTGGTGTTTGCCAAGGCGCTGACCAATGGCCTCAACGCCCTGTCCGGCCTGTGGGCACGTGAAGAGCTGATCAACCCCACGGTGTTCCCGCCCGGCTCGACCCACTCCACTTTCGCCTCCAACCCCCTGGGTACGGCCCTGGGCCTGGAAGTCATGAAGATGACCCACGAAATGGACTTCGGCCGCCAGGTGCGCGAATCCGGTGCCTACTTCCTCGAAGGCCTCAAGGAGCTGCAAAAGCGCCACAAGGAAATCGGCGATGTCGATGGCCTGGGTCTGGCCCTGCGCGCCGAAATCTGCACCGAAGACGGCTTCACACCCAACAAGGCCCTGCTGGACAAGATGGTGGACATCGGTCTGGAAGGCGGCCTCGAGTACCAAGGCCAAAAGCGCGGCCTGGTGCTGGACGTGGGCGGCTACTACAAGAACGTGATCACCTTCGCGCCCTCGCTGATGATCACCCGCCCCGAGATCGACGAAGCCATGGTGCTGCTGGATCAACTGCTCACCAAAGCGAAAAAGTAA
- a CDS encoding peptidogalycan biosysnthesis protein: protein MEQQSFRNQLEPSGLLQQFMAHPPQGFALLPHWPAPAFTAPFDLLTTADDALKARLLSFPGGPWLSRRLRLTTDFVGTTVSEYAVLPQGADAKAQAAALRQCAGRTLLTIVKDLPQDSPLLSDADNAHARALAQALEQNGFLLLEGQALAYVRMDFSNLDEYLGRLSKSRRSNLRRKLKSRAQLHIERVPTGPAFADDARIDAYYALFEAVYAQSDIHFDKLTRAFFADLLRDADNAGLVFEYRALDAAGQPGALLGWNLCFEHGGKLIDKYIGLSYPAAREANLYFVSWMVNLEYALERGLSHYVAGWTDPEVKAQLGACFTPTRHAVYVRNALLRALARRLSAHFEMDKQWLQETST, encoded by the coding sequence ATGGAGCAGCAAAGCTTTCGCAACCAGCTCGAACCCTCTGGCCTGCTGCAGCAGTTCATGGCGCATCCTCCCCAAGGATTTGCCTTGCTGCCACACTGGCCGGCACCGGCTTTTACGGCCCCGTTCGATCTATTGACTACCGCAGACGACGCGCTCAAGGCGCGTCTTTTGTCTTTTCCGGGCGGGCCCTGGCTCAGCCGCCGCCTGCGCCTGACCACCGACTTTGTCGGCACCACGGTCAGCGAATACGCCGTACTTCCGCAAGGGGCAGACGCCAAGGCCCAAGCCGCAGCGCTGCGCCAATGCGCGGGCCGCACTCTGCTCACCATCGTCAAGGACCTGCCCCAGGATTCGCCCCTGCTCAGCGATGCGGACAACGCCCATGCGCGCGCGCTGGCCCAGGCGCTGGAGCAAAACGGCTTTCTCCTGCTCGAAGGCCAGGCTCTGGCCTATGTGCGCATGGATTTCTCCAACCTGGACGAATACCTGGGTCGCCTCTCCAAAAGCCGGCGCAGCAATCTGCGACGCAAGCTCAAGAGCCGCGCCCAGCTGCACATAGAGCGGGTGCCCACGGGGCCGGCCTTTGCCGATGATGCCCGCATCGATGCCTATTACGCCTTGTTCGAAGCCGTGTACGCGCAGAGCGACATCCATTTCGACAAGCTCACGCGCGCGTTTTTTGCGGATCTCTTGCGCGATGCCGACAACGCCGGCCTGGTCTTTGAATACCGCGCGCTGGATGCAGCGGGCCAGCCCGGCGCCCTGCTGGGCTGGAATCTGTGCTTTGAGCATGGCGGCAAGCTGATCGACAAATACATAGGCCTGTCCTACCCGGCCGCACGCGAGGCCAATCTTTACTTCGTCAGCTGGATGGTGAACCTGGAGTACGCCCTGGAGCGAGGCCTGAGCCACTATGTCGCGGGCTGGACCGATCCCGAGGTCAAGGCCCAGCTCGGTGCGTGCTTTACGCCGACCCGCCACGCCGTTTACGTGCGCAACGCTTTGCTGCGCGCCCTCGCGCGGCGGCTCTCCGCTCATTTTGAAATGGACAAGCAATGGCTGCAGGAAACCAGCACATGA
- a CDS encoding sensor histidine kinase codes for MMVRLLDRIWVRFGLAVAVAIAVTLAVLTTSLLLFWKLEEARFYRTLPAEVRVEYDQLVAQGLDEGPRAMQIYGEYWRGDPWGSERFALLFALMLGLPFGLATGFWVSRLVTQPLASMAEAATRVAVGDFAVRAEGGHARGEMAEMVRDFNHMIDSLEALDRERRMTVASLSHELRTPLAVLSARLHAIVDGVIPGSDEEMKGLLQQSLHLGRLVTDLHTISLVSAGRLSLHSERLDLANLVQEELARFDTRLQEKGFEVDIQLPADAVPVRADLNRMRQIVGNLLENCLRYAVSGRWIGVVLTTRDGQVTLEFSDAGPGLPDTMRERPFQRFPNQPGGRHNGSGLGLSIVQSLVELQGGRVEVGTSARGGACIRIHFALVAEGADVA; via the coding sequence ATGATGGTGCGGTTGCTGGACCGCATCTGGGTGCGTTTCGGGCTGGCGGTCGCGGTGGCAATCGCCGTCACGCTGGCCGTGCTGACGACCAGCTTGCTGTTGTTCTGGAAGCTGGAAGAGGCCCGCTTTTATCGCACGCTGCCTGCGGAGGTGCGCGTGGAGTACGACCAACTGGTGGCGCAAGGCCTGGATGAAGGACCGCGGGCCATGCAGATCTATGGTGAGTACTGGCGCGGCGACCCCTGGGGCAGCGAGCGCTTTGCCCTGTTGTTTGCACTGATGCTGGGCTTGCCTTTCGGCCTGGCGACCGGGTTTTGGGTGTCTCGGCTGGTGACGCAGCCGCTGGCCTCCATGGCGGAGGCTGCCACCCGGGTGGCAGTGGGCGACTTTGCCGTGCGAGCGGAAGGCGGGCACGCGCGCGGTGAGATGGCCGAGATGGTGCGGGACTTCAACCACATGATCGATTCGCTCGAGGCGCTGGACCGCGAGCGGCGCATGACGGTGGCCTCGCTGTCGCATGAGCTGCGTACGCCGCTGGCCGTGTTGAGCGCCCGCTTGCATGCCATTGTCGATGGCGTGATTCCGGGCAGCGACGAGGAAATGAAGGGGCTGCTGCAGCAGTCGCTGCACCTGGGGCGGCTGGTCACGGACCTGCACACGATCTCACTGGTTTCCGCAGGCCGGCTGTCGCTGCACAGCGAGCGGCTGGATCTCGCCAACCTTGTGCAGGAAGAGCTGGCGCGCTTTGACACGCGCTTGCAGGAGAAAGGCTTCGAGGTCGACATTCAACTGCCTGCAGATGCAGTGCCGGTGCGGGCCGATCTGAATCGCATGCGCCAGATCGTTGGCAATTTGCTGGAGAACTGCCTGCGCTATGCCGTCAGTGGCCGCTGGATCGGTGTGGTGCTGACCACCCGCGATGGGCAGGTCACGCTGGAGTTCAGCGACGCGGGGCCGGGCTTGCCGGACACCATGCGTGAGCGGCCTTTTCAGCGTTTTCCGAATCAGCCTGGTGGGCGGCACAACGGCTCTGGCCTGGGGCTGTCCATTGTGCAATCCCTGGTGGAGCTGCAGGGCGGCCGCGTTGAGGTGGGAACCTCGGCGCGTGGAGGCGCCTGCATACGGATTCACTTTGCCCTTGTCGCAGAAGGCGCCGATGTCGCATAG
- a CDS encoding DegT/DnrJ/EryC1/StrS family aminotransferase, which produces MAEPVVPPTAGLPLGLADLLPWGGGADDLASALAQWLGVPAVQLECSGTSALMVALRALRAIAPQRDEVIAPAYTCPLVALAVAQCGLKLRLCDLRADALDMDGNVLRSLCSPQTLAVMPTHLCGRVADVAQALACAHAVGAYVIEDAAQALGARLGTLQGGSPLGEPVGWQGDIGFYSLAVGKGLTTFEGGVLLARDERLRQALARAGEQVRPSLFWELRRSVELIAYAALYRPRGLALAYGAPLKKSLSRGDWVEAAGDDFDDLIPQHPLGRWRQRVGARALQRLLAFLQQTAQQAACRCARLAALSGVEVVTEVGGEGANKAHGTWPVILLRLPTAAARDALMAQHWGDGSGLSLPFVHVLPDYGRYDHVLAATRNDKVDCARDWASRLVAVSNSPWLDGARFERLLAQIARAAGQAHTCEMAQSLKE; this is translated from the coding sequence ATGGCTGAGCCCGTGGTTCCGCCCACGGCGGGATTGCCGCTGGGCCTGGCCGACCTGTTGCCCTGGGGCGGTGGTGCTGACGACCTGGCGTCGGCATTGGCGCAATGGCTGGGCGTGCCTGCCGTGCAGCTTGAATGCTCGGGCACTTCGGCCCTCATGGTGGCACTGCGTGCGCTGCGCGCCATCGCGCCGCAGCGCGATGAGGTCATTGCTCCTGCCTATACCTGCCCCCTGGTGGCCTTGGCCGTGGCCCAGTGCGGGCTCAAGCTGCGCCTGTGTGATTTGCGTGCCGATGCGCTGGACATGGATGGCAATGTCTTGCGCAGCCTCTGCAGCCCGCAGACCCTGGCCGTCATGCCCACGCATTTGTGCGGGCGTGTGGCCGATGTGGCCCAGGCCCTGGCTTGCGCACATGCGGTGGGCGCCTATGTGATCGAAGATGCGGCCCAGGCACTGGGTGCGCGCCTGGGCACATTGCAGGGCGGCAGCCCGCTGGGTGAGCCCGTAGGCTGGCAGGGCGATATCGGTTTTTACAGCCTGGCCGTGGGCAAGGGCCTGACCACCTTTGAAGGTGGTGTGCTGCTGGCCCGTGATGAGCGTTTGCGCCAGGCCTTGGCGCGGGCTGGCGAGCAGGTCAGGCCCAGCCTGTTCTGGGAGCTGCGCCGCAGCGTGGAGCTGATCGCCTATGCGGCGCTGTACCGCCCACGCGGCCTGGCATTGGCTTACGGCGCACCGCTGAAAAAATCCCTGTCGCGTGGTGACTGGGTGGAGGCCGCGGGTGACGATTTTGACGACCTCATTCCCCAGCACCCTCTGGGTCGCTGGCGCCAGCGTGTGGGTGCCAGGGCCTTGCAGCGCTTACTGGCTTTTTTGCAGCAGACGGCACAACAGGCTGCCTGCCGCTGTGCACGCCTGGCAGCCCTGTCTGGCGTTGAAGTCGTGACAGAGGTGGGTGGCGAGGGCGCGAACAAGGCGCATGGAACCTGGCCGGTCATTTTGCTGCGCCTGCCAACCGCCGCTGCGCGCGATGCACTCATGGCCCAGCACTGGGGGGATGGCAGCGGGCTGTCCCTGCCTTTTGTGCATGTGCTACCCGACTACGGCCGCTACGACCATGTGCTCGCCGCGACCCGCAACGACAAGGTGGACTGTGCGCGTGACTGGGCTTCACGCCTGGTGGCCGTCAGCAACAGCCCCTGGTTGGACGGTGCGCGCTTTGAGCGGCTGCTGGCCCAGATCGCCAGGGCGGCGGGGCAAGCCCATACATGCGAGATGGCGCAAAGCTTGAAGGAATGA
- a CDS encoding multidrug efflux SMR transporter yields MKRFYIIGFLVLMAFDTLAQLSFKQAGNAALPLEFSSEWLLRVFSQPWIYGAFVGYIGAFFSWMTLLQRAPIGPAFAASHLEILSVLAFSYWLFNEQIGWSQIIGCGFIVAGIACLAMSETSEAEGHEDTAGHAGGNPGAGSTSAGVAHLAEPDRHG; encoded by the coding sequence ATGAAACGCTTCTACATCATTGGCTTTTTGGTGCTCATGGCGTTTGACACCCTGGCCCAGCTGAGTTTCAAGCAGGCCGGCAATGCGGCGCTGCCACTGGAGTTTTCATCTGAATGGCTGCTGCGCGTGTTCAGCCAGCCCTGGATTTACGGTGCCTTCGTCGGCTACATCGGCGCGTTTTTTTCGTGGATGACCTTGCTGCAGCGCGCGCCCATAGGGCCGGCGTTTGCCGCCTCGCACCTGGAAATTCTGTCGGTGCTGGCCTTTTCCTATTGGCTGTTCAACGAGCAGATCGGCTGGTCGCAAATCATAGGTTGCGGCTTCATCGTGGCCGGCATCGCCTGCCTTGCCATGAGCGAAACGTCGGAGGCCGAGGGCCATGAGGACACGGCAGGCCACGCGGGGGGTAATCCGGGCGCGGGTTCGACCAGCGCTGGGGTAGCCCATCTTGCCGAGCCTGACCGCCATGGCTGA
- a CDS encoding EamA family transporter, whose translation MGSDMSPLVITLWVLNVLVDSGGQLAFKAAASEPGELAGTQRWRFMAARPWLWVGVGCYVAEFVLWLAFLSLVPLSDGVLLGSINIVAIMVLGRVLFKEKLAPMRVAGIVLVSVGVGIVGLG comes from the coding sequence ATGGGCAGTGATATGTCGCCCCTGGTCATCACGCTCTGGGTTTTGAACGTGTTGGTGGACAGCGGTGGTCAGCTGGCCTTCAAGGCCGCGGCCAGCGAGCCTGGCGAGCTGGCCGGCACGCAGCGCTGGCGCTTCATGGCAGCCCGTCCCTGGCTGTGGGTGGGCGTGGGCTGTTATGTGGCCGAGTTTGTGCTGTGGCTGGCCTTTTTGTCCCTGGTGCCGCTGTCTGACGGCGTGCTGCTGGGCTCGATCAACATCGTGGCCATCATGGTGCTGGGGCGTGTGCTGTTCAAGGAAAAGCTCGCGCCCATGCGGGTGGCAGGCATTGTGCTGGTGTCTGTCGGTGTAGGGATTGTGGGGCTGGGCTAG
- a CDS encoding alpha/beta hydrolase: MNARPELAAAPLAQICVTEHEFAMPGHGRAARTGVLLVHGLTGTPAEMRVLAKGLNKQGFSVYAVQLAGHCGSMEDLLHTRWSDWLASVEQGLLRLAGQVDQVVVGGLSMGALLSLAVAEKHADKVAGVCALSTTFRYDGWSMPIYTKLSFLLPLFRALGIGRNSVFMEQPPYGIKDEALRARVVEQMLGGDSAAAGLPGNPWWSVVELRRLSAHVLARLDRLRSPCLVIHAKEDDISAVGNAHDIVRRASHAHVELVLLDNSYHMITIDRERRTVIAKVNEFVARIANMSVPAVGAVAEPVNTAGVQAPAVAGGVHGQ; this comes from the coding sequence ATGAATGCAAGACCGGAGCTGGCGGCCGCGCCGCTGGCGCAGATCTGCGTGACCGAGCATGAGTTCGCCATGCCAGGCCATGGCCGGGCCGCGCGCACGGGCGTGCTGCTGGTACATGGCCTGACCGGCACGCCGGCCGAGATGCGGGTGCTGGCCAAGGGCTTGAACAAGCAAGGCTTCAGCGTGTATGCGGTGCAGCTCGCAGGCCATTGCGGCAGCATGGAGGATTTGCTGCACACGCGTTGGAGTGACTGGCTGGCCAGTGTGGAGCAGGGCTTGCTGCGCCTGGCCGGGCAGGTGGACCAGGTGGTGGTGGGCGGCCTGTCCATGGGGGCTTTGCTGTCCCTGGCCGTGGCTGAAAAACATGCGGACAAGGTGGCCGGGGTCTGCGCTCTGTCCACCACGTTCCGCTATGACGGCTGGAGCATGCCCATCTACACCAAACTGTCTTTTTTGCTGCCTCTGTTTCGCGCGCTGGGCATTGGCCGAAACAGCGTCTTCATGGAACAGCCACCCTACGGAATCAAGGACGAGGCGCTGCGTGCGCGTGTTGTCGAGCAGATGCTGGGCGGCGACAGCGCGGCCGCAGGCCTGCCGGGCAACCCCTGGTGGTCGGTGGTGGAGCTGCGCAGGCTGTCGGCCCATGTGCTGGCAAGGCTGGACAGGCTGCGCTCGCCCTGTCTGGTGATCCATGCCAAGGAAGACGACATCTCGGCCGTAGGCAACGCCCATGACATCGTGCGCCGTGCAAGCCATGCCCATGTGGAGCTGGTGCTGCTGGACAACAGCTATCACATGATCACCATAGACCGCGAGCGGCGCACGGTGATTGCCAAGGTGAACGAGTTCGTGGCCCGGATTGCCAACATGTCCGTGCCTGCGGTCGGGGCTGTGGCAGAACCTGTGAACACCGCTGGCGTTCAGGCGCCGGCAGTGGCGGGTGGTGTGCATGGGCAGTGA
- a CDS encoding MtnX-like HAD-IB family phosphatase: MGHALSRAQPNPGWMVQSDFDGTISLVDVTDSLLNRFGLPGWQQLEEDWENGKIGSRECMKGQVALLDMSEAELRAHLDTIAVDPGFAGFVAQAQAHGMVVQVVSDGIDRAIHHVLSRHGLGHLEVIANRLEQVGERRWRLESPWASARCKRASGNCKCERLAEQQAVHGRVLYVGDSTSDFCVSGQADLVLAKYKLIAHCESMGIAHVPFTDFAEATQLLAKVVLGQEAMA; encoded by the coding sequence ATGGGCCATGCTTTGTCGAGGGCGCAGCCCAATCCTGGCTGGATGGTGCAAAGCGATTTTGACGGCACCATCAGCCTGGTCGATGTCACCGACAGCCTGCTCAACCGCTTTGGCCTGCCGGGCTGGCAGCAGCTGGAAGAAGACTGGGAGAACGGCAAGATAGGCTCGCGTGAATGCATGAAGGGCCAGGTGGCCTTGCTCGACATGAGCGAGGCGGAGCTCCGTGCCCACCTGGACACGATTGCTGTTGACCCCGGCTTTGCAGGCTTTGTGGCGCAAGCCCAGGCCCATGGCATGGTGGTGCAGGTGGTCAGCGACGGCATAGACCGTGCCATACACCATGTGCTGAGCCGCCATGGTCTGGGCCATCTCGAAGTCATCGCCAACCGGCTGGAGCAGGTGGGCGAGCGCCGTTGGCGCCTGGAGTCGCCCTGGGCCAGCGCGCGCTGCAAGCGTGCCAGCGGCAACTGTAAATGCGAGCGCCTGGCCGAGCAGCAGGCCGTGCATGGCCGCGTGCTCTATGTGGGCGACAGCACCTCGGACTTCTGCGTTTCGGGTCAGGCCGACCTGGTGCTTGCCAAGTACAAGCTCATCGCCCACTGCGAAAGCATGGGCATCGCCCATGTGCCGTTCACCGATTTCGCCGAGGCCACGCAATTGCTGGCCAAGGTGGTGCTGGGCCAGGAGGCCATGGCATGA
- a CDS encoding efflux RND transporter periplasmic adaptor subunit, whose protein sequence is MAALVAGCGPSNDAQPANQAASSARAQPARVVAVARGKVEVDGGLLELSPATAGVVQQIAVKEGQSVERGQLLLRLADEAAQADLGVAESELALAQARHKSRQARLPQLKQSLERWRAAAREAAADAQNVDEAAQALRDAEAEVELSQAEAKVAQRKLEQLRALQKRHELRAPEAAVVARLNTAVGSQAQPGLAALVLLPARPLQVRVEINESFASAVKQGMKATVVLDGDAGSATALPEAKVTRISPVYGLARLQEDQQRGPVRVIESVLSFDQPPAGVRVGQNVRVQFHE, encoded by the coding sequence ATGGCAGCTTTGGTTGCGGGCTGCGGCCCCTCGAATGATGCGCAGCCTGCAAACCAGGCCGCGTCGAGCGCCAGGGCACAGCCCGCTCGGGTAGTGGCCGTTGCGCGCGGCAAGGTTGAGGTGGACGGTGGTTTGCTGGAGCTGTCTCCGGCCACGGCCGGCGTGGTGCAGCAGATTGCGGTCAAGGAAGGCCAAAGCGTGGAACGCGGCCAGTTGTTGCTGCGTCTGGCCGATGAAGCCGCCCAGGCCGATTTAGGGGTCGCAGAGTCCGAGCTGGCCCTGGCACAGGCACGTCACAAGTCGCGCCAGGCGCGCCTGCCTCAGCTCAAGCAAAGCCTGGAGCGCTGGCGTGCCGCTGCACGCGAAGCCGCAGCCGATGCCCAAAATGTGGACGAGGCGGCCCAGGCGCTGCGCGATGCCGAGGCCGAGGTCGAGTTGAGCCAGGCCGAGGCCAAGGTTGCCCAGCGCAAGCTGGAGCAATTGCGTGCCCTGCAAAAGCGCCATGAGCTGCGCGCACCCGAGGCCGCTGTTGTGGCGCGCCTGAATACGGCTGTGGGCAGCCAGGCACAGCCGGGGCTTGCCGCCCTGGTTCTGCTGCCGGCAAGGCCGCTGCAGGTGCGTGTGGAAATCAACGAAAGCTTTGCTTCGGCCGTGAAGCAGGGCATGAAGGCCACGGTGGTGCTGGACGGCGACGCCGGCTCGGCCACGGCCTTGCCAGAGGCCAAGGTGACGCGCATCAGCCCGGTTTATGGCCTGGCCCGCTTGCAGGAAGACCAGCAGCGCGGCCCTGTGCGCGTGATTGAAAGCGTGCTGAGTTTTGACCAGCCCCCGGCAGGCGTGCGCGTGGGGCAGAACGTGAGGGTGCAATTCCATGAATGA
- a CDS encoding ABC transporter ATP-binding protein produces the protein MSPPTMQTIQTAPDLPKAPPSLEAVRLSKSFLSGVVSVQVLQSLSVSLYPGELSLISGPSGCGKSTLLSLMSGLQSPDSGQAMALGQDLGGMSVRALEKFRLRHTGFVFQGFNLFPALTALEQVQLPLGYMGLSTKESLQRSHEVLEEVGMSHRSHMRPAQLSGGEKQRVAIARAMAKQPELLFADEPTSALDAESGQRVIDILHRAARRHGTTVLCVSHDPRLVRHADRVLGMEDGAIRSDRRQLAAIKENL, from the coding sequence ATGTCGCCCCCTACCATGCAAACCATCCAGACCGCCCCGGACCTCCCCAAGGCACCGCCCAGCCTGGAAGCCGTGCGCCTGAGCAAGTCCTTTTTGTCGGGCGTGGTCAGCGTGCAGGTGCTGCAGTCCCTGTCGGTCAGCCTCTACCCGGGCGAGCTCAGCCTGATCTCCGGCCCCTCGGGCTGTGGCAAGAGTACCTTGCTGTCGCTGATGTCTGGCCTGCAGTCGCCGGACAGCGGTCAGGCCATGGCCCTGGGCCAGGATCTGGGCGGCATGAGTGTGCGTGCGCTGGAAAAATTTCGGCTGCGCCATACGGGTTTTGTGTTCCAGGGCTTCAATCTTTTCCCCGCGCTCACGGCGCTGGAGCAGGTCCAGCTGCCGCTGGGCTATATGGGGCTCAGCACGAAGGAGTCCTTGCAACGCTCGCATGAGGTGCTGGAAGAGGTGGGCATGTCCCACCGCAGCCATATGCGGCCAGCCCAGCTCTCGGGCGGTGAAAAGCAGCGCGTGGCGATTGCACGCGCCATGGCCAAACAGCCCGAGCTGCTGTTTGCCGACGAGCCCACCAGTGCGCTGGACGCCGAGAGCGGCCAGCGCGTCATCGATATCTTGCACCGCGCGGCGCGCAGGCATGGCACGACGGTGCTGTGCGTGAGCCATGACCCGCGTCTGGTGCGCCATGCCGACCGCGTGCTCGGCATGGAAGACGGCGCCATACGCAGTGACAGGCGCCAGCTTGCTGCCATCAAGGAAAATCTATGA
- a CDS encoding FtsX-like permease family protein yields the protein MIALARKTLVHEWRRFIPSVFAVGFSGVLLAMQAALVLGIFGSAALYVTASSADIWVGYPGTQSVNFGRDIGRDVEMRMRMDPDITAVEPYVWVDGDWRAANAAEAQAHGGVSIYLSGIATEAESMLFARVLRPWQRARLREPGAVIVDHADLGTLGVQEGGVAWINGHRVRVVAAVSGLRGLGGANVLSSLATAREIAGPEHGPGSTYFVARLRQGIKPTVVRDRLNQTGQAQASFGPYEAWTARDFARRSQRYWMLDTGAGAGVLFMALIVCLVGSVVTSQSLKAVVAASAREYAVLNALGVSRGALGRVVVEQSFWIGALGFVLAAVASSLLLALAMAYRVPVALTPMAVLLCALLVAVLSLLSGLGAMRSLLRADPASLLR from the coding sequence ATGATTGCACTGGCGCGCAAGACGCTGGTGCATGAGTGGCGGCGCTTCATACCCTCGGTTTTTGCCGTGGGCTTCTCGGGTGTGCTGCTGGCCATGCAGGCTGCGCTGGTGCTGGGCATTTTCGGCTCGGCCGCGCTGTATGTGACGGCCTCGTCGGCCGACATCTGGGTGGGCTACCCAGGCACGCAAAGCGTGAATTTCGGACGGGACATAGGCCGCGATGTGGAGATGCGCATGCGCATGGACCCTGACATCACGGCCGTGGAACCCTATGTCTGGGTCGACGGCGACTGGCGTGCGGCCAACGCGGCGGAAGCCCAGGCCCATGGCGGGGTCTCCATCTATTTGTCCGGCATCGCCACCGAGGCGGAGTCCATGCTGTTTGCGCGCGTGCTGCGGCCCTGGCAGCGTGCACGTCTGCGCGAGCCCGGCGCTGTCATTGTTGACCATGCCGATCTGGGCACGCTGGGCGTGCAAGAGGGCGGTGTGGCCTGGATCAACGGCCACCGCGTGCGCGTGGTGGCGGCTGTTAGCGGATTGCGCGGCCTGGGTGGCGCCAATGTGCTGTCTTCGCTGGCCACGGCGCGTGAGATCGCAGGGCCCGAACATGGGCCGGGCAGTACCTATTTCGTGGCCCGTCTGCGTCAGGGCATCAAGCCCACGGTGGTGAGAGATCGGCTCAACCAGACCGGCCAGGCGCAAGCCAGTTTTGGCCCCTATGAAGCCTGGACGGCCAGGGATTTTGCCCGCCGCTCCCAGCGCTATTGGATGCTGGATACGGGTGCCGGTGCGGGCGTGCTGTTCATGGCCCTTATCGTGTGCCTGGTGGGGTCGGTGGTTACCAGCCAATCGCTCAAGGCCGTGGTCGCGGCCTCGGCGCGTGAATACGCGGTGCTCAACGCCCTGGGTGTGAGCCGTGGCGCCCTGGGCCGGGTCGTGGTTGAGCAGTCGTTTTGGATAGGCGCCCTGGGCTTTGTGCTGGCCGCTGTGGCCAGCAGCCTGCTTTTGGCTCTGGCCATGGCTTATCGCGTGCCGGTGGCGCTGACGCCCATGGCCGTCCTGCTGTGCGCGCTGCTGGTGGCCGTGCTTTCCCTGTTGTCAGGCCTGGGCGCCATGCGCAGCCTGCTGCGCGCCGATCCGGCCAGCTTGTTGCGCTAA